TCATTGCATCCCTTCGACCAAGCCAATTTTAGATTTTAGATTTTAGATTTTAGATTGTTTCGGTTCCTTGCAGGTCCCGCAGAATTTTAGATTTTAGATTTTAGATTTAATCCAAAATCCAAAACTTGTACTGAGCGTACCACTACGTGGAAGCAAGCTACGCGCAGCGTCCCGCTCTTAAGTCGTTGGCGTAGCCTCTGTCTACGACACGCTACGCGAACGTAGAGAAGTATCCCAAATCTAAAATTGTTTGCTCCTTGTGATCGGGGTCAATCCAAAACTTGTACTGAGCGTACCACTACGTGGAAGCAAGCTACGCGCAGCGTCCCCCTCTTAAGTCGTTGGCGTAGCCTCTGTCTACGACACGCTACGCGAACGTAGAGAAGTATCCAAAACTTGTACTGAGCGTACCACTACGTGGAAGCAAGCTACGCGCAGCGTCCCGCTCTTAAGTCGTTGGCGTAGCCTCTGTCTACGACACGCTACGCGAACGTAGAGAAGTATCCAAAACTTGTACTGAGCGTACCACTACGTGGAAGCAAGCTACGCGCAGCGTCCCGCTCTTAAGTCGTTGGCGTAGCCTCTGTCTACGACACGCTACGCGAACGTAGAGAAGTATCCAAAATCGTTTGACAGGTTATGTTTTGATTTGTGTGAAAAACCGGAATCTAGATTTTATAAGGCTTTGAGAATTGTGGTGAGAAATCCGGGGAGTGTATTGGACTCAAGTGACACTCCTACACCAATTGCAAGCAATGTGGTGTAGGCTTCCGAGTCCTGTTAAGGATATCAGGAACTTCTTTAGTGGTACTCCATTTTTCCCACCACAGCATTTTATAGTGAGGTACGTGCCCTGCCCCACTCTTGGTCTTAAAAAAATTGCAAGTTCAAACTAGTTTCCTTGAAAATTTTACTTACAGGAGGTAGCAACGCATACACGGTTGCATTTCCCTATAAAACCCCATATTTTCAGTTTTCTTGGCGCAGCCTCTCCCTTTGGGAGAAGGTACTATGTTAGACCAGCATTTTAGGCTTTGTCGTCACTTATATATTCTAGCAAGAAGTGATTACCTATCTCAAGATATTGATAAAAACTCAACTGCCCTCTAATCTGTTTTACTTGCGGTAAAAAACAATTAGAGGGCGTCTCGTTTTTATCCCGTCATTCATCCCACACCAACTTCGGGTATGGTGTGGGGCTTCTGCCGGGTTAAGCTAAATAATGACCAATGACCAATAACAAATGACCAAATTCAAAAAATCTACTTTGGCAAGTGGTCTATTATTTGCGTAGATTTGATGATATGCATTCCTGCATCGGCAAATCTGGCAAATGCTGCATCTGCCTGTTCTGTGTAGTCTACTACACCCGGTACAACTACGGGGGAAGTGCAATCTGCTAATAAATAGATTTTTTGGGCAAAGTTGGTATTTACCTGTTTAATTTCTGTTAATAAATCGTCAATTGTCCAAGCAACGCAGTGACTTTTAGCTTGTCCGCCGATAATGACAGCATCAAATTCTAAAAGTTGTTGAATTAACCGTGTATTCTTTTGTCCAAGTGGACGTTGTTCAAAGTCTACCAAAACTTCTGGACGTAAAATAGAATAGTTTTCTGTTAAGGGATTCTCACCTTTGAGTTCAAATTGTGTTTGATTTTGACGAGCAATACAATGAAAAAATATTGCTTCTTCTACCGCTGAAACTAAAGCATGACCAATTCCGCCTAACATGGAATGGTAAGGCCAAACTGTGAGGGGATATTTACCATCTTGATTTAGTTGTTTAACGTAGTGGTAAGCGTGTTTTTGTAATAATTCATAATCCCCATTCGTAATACTGTTAGCTACTGCTGGGTTAACTTTCCAGATACCTTGTTCGATATCGACTGGAGTAATGTTTGTAGCTGCTGGCGTGGGATGTTCTCCCTGGGCGTTCACCCAAAAGATGGGATGGAAAATTTGTGTTGCTGTGTGGGTGTCTAATGTAGGTACAATTGATGTAATTAAACTCAAATTGCGATAGATAAATTCACACAATCGCTGATTGTCTTCCACTGCAGCCGTGCCAGATTTACCACCTACAAATAATTCAAATCCAGGGATGCAAAAGGTATTTTGCACATCAATTAATAGTAGAGCAACGCGGGTTTGGTCAGCAGATGCTGGTTGGATATTGTGTTGTTTAGTCCATGATTCTGCTGCGGTGGCGCATTCTTGGTAGGGTACGCGCCAGACTTCGCCCACTTTTTGGGGGTTAAAGTGTGGGGGAATCGGGAGTTGGGTTGTGTTTTGGGTGTTCATACAAAATTATCTGTAGCTGGGAGTGTGGGCGATCGCCTAGTTGGTAGAAGGCCGAATAAATCTGTTGGCTGCTCTATATCACAACACGCCAAAGTCCCCACACTCAGTGTACTCGCAGGGTGGGGATGAATTTTTTATATCATCCAAAACAGGAACTGATACAACTTCTGCCTGAGTTAATTTACGAGTGGTAAAATGATAATATTTGTCACTCAGTAATCAGGCGATCGCTACTGAGAAAATCGAGGTTGATATTGCTAATTCTCAAAAATCAGCAAAATCTATAAATTTATCTTGCCTTGTGTTGCTGTGTGACTTTATCCTTTTTTTGCTCTGGCATCGGCCAAAAACGTTCTACCTGTGGCAATCTGAGAAACAGCACCTTTTCTGATTTAATATTTTCGCTGCAGCAAATCTACCTATTGAGGATATGCAAACTCTACCCACATTTACAACTGTAAACACCATATCTAATCAACCCACTTTTGATACATCTATCAAAAGACGTAAAACCCGACCTGTAAAGGTGGGAAATGTCACCATTGGGGGTAGCTATCCTGTGGTGGTGCAATCGATGATTAACGAAGACACCCTAGATATCGATGGTTCCGTGGCTGGTATTCGGCGTCTGCACGAGATTGGCTGTGAAATCGTGCGCGTGACT
The Gloeotrichia echinulata CP02 DNA segment above includes these coding regions:
- a CDS encoding isochorismatase; its protein translation is MNTQNTTQLPIPPHFNPQKVGEVWRVPYQECATAAESWTKQHNIQPASADQTRVALLLIDVQNTFCIPGFELFVGGKSGTAAVEDNQRLCEFIYRNLSLITSIVPTLDTHTATQIFHPIFWVNAQGEHPTPAATNITPVDIEQGIWKVNPAVANSITNGDYELLQKHAYHYVKQLNQDGKYPLTVWPYHSMLGGIGHALVSAVEEAIFFHCIARQNQTQFELKGENPLTENYSILRPEVLVDFEQRPLGQKNTRLIQQLLEFDAVIIGGQAKSHCVAWTIDDLLTEIKQVNTNFAQKIYLLADCTSPVVVPGVVDYTEQADAAFARFADAGMHIIKSTQIIDHLPK